Genomic segment of Bicyclus anynana chromosome 18, ilBicAnyn1.1, whole genome shotgun sequence:
AtactcaatatattttatttaaacagtttggttgaacatgctaatctcagaaactactagtttGCATTCGAAAATtctttagccttcctcaattCCAATATTCAATGAGAAAAGTTATATACTTAATGTATGCAATATATACTACTGCGTATATGTATAacatataattatagttaaaattaaaatatagcatgaccagaaatataaaaaaaaaacctggaaAGCGCCACTTTTACCTTAAAATTGACAAAACTCAAAGCCGAAaagcctttaaaaaaatatatgaaaaaaatagttcCTTTTTTATCCGcgccttttttttcattttgacttttttttagttattcttCATTTTTCTGGTCAGACATTCatccaataatattttaatgtcataaaacaaaatattattatgtgacATGTGGCGCCATCTGTAACTCAAATATGAGTAGCTCTCATAAAAATATCGCAATGAACGTAACCGATAAGTTGGCAATACAAATACAACGCTTACTTGAAGCGACAAAATAACTTATAGAAGAAAacttataatttatacaaaattatttttttcattccgTAGCTTCCGCGTCTTcataatctgaaaaaaaaaattagaatttaaatagaataaaaaaaaatgaattatgatttttttttaaagaatatttgccatattttttaaataaccaatATTTTCgtccccctccaactagtcgggaaagactgtacctattaggagtgggtacgacgatCGGATGGAACGGATTAATacataaactcaaaactaaaaattcaaatcaaatcaaatcatatatatattctttacaagttaacccttgactgcaatctcacctgatggtaagtgatgatgcaatctaagatggaagcgggctatcttgttaagaggaggatgaaaatccacacccgtttcggctTCTAGACGAcaaaccggaacgctaaatcgctttgcggtacgtctttctcggtagggtggtaactagccacggccgaagcctcccaccagccagacctggaccaattaagaaaacctcaatcggcccagccggggatcgaacccaggacctccgtcttgtaaattcaccgcgcataccactgcgccacggaggcagtcagaATATCATCGTTTATTTGCTCAAAACATGTGGTTACAAAAGATgacaaacatttatttcaattaggcttagtttacaagcacttaaaaaacgtcaagttatgtcatgatttaatggtgataaataaagccgctatagcccagtggatatgacctctgcctacaaTTCATTCATCGTGGTGTCATTAGTTCTATAGTCTGGCaggttcgttgataacactcccatgatatgcgggcgacagggggaaagactccgcgggtgtgaaatcgtgcgtgcggggaagtgcacgcccccggcccgcgcggaacatcgggagtgttacgaacaaagttgccaagctatacaagctataacccctctcatagtgtgaagagactcgtgctcagcagtgagccgaatacagTACCTTCGTAGTGTGGTCCGTTGGCGTTCTCGAGCCGCAGCTGGCGCAGGCGCGCGGCCGCCTCGTCCGGCGCGCCGTTGCTCTCCTCCGCGTCTTCGAACTCCTCGTCAGCTGCACAGATCATAATATCTATTTCAGgatatattcatttattcatttacgttacatttccattataatatttaacacatgtcataaataaaatgtcataattattacaaatggaatggatggtgttgtaactacaaaataaaacttaacttaacataacataagataagtagagaggcggatttattgtttttcggtcaaaaagtcattaattttataatatactttttcaagcaaaaagttttttaatgttcataaaaACTCATTAACGTTTTCCTTTTCCTCAAtgttttgcggtaatttattatatatttttaagcacattttgtgcgggccagtactgtgcatttttaaatttgactttgGCTGTACTAAGTTAAATTTACTACACTGAAACTCAATAGATATACATACAGACTAATACCAAAATGTACATAAATAGGATGAATGAataattcataataaattacctaatttattaataattaataattaatctatttctagcagactcagaagtggattacaaaaataagaaaatcgatatcgaacaaaggtcacgacatttgtcaagacaacttaattaacaaatcaaactgtaaccaaaataagaccctaaaatggcCGAGAATGAGCTTGAttagagtcacgcacttgtgaacgttgtgtgaaGGGTTAAGGGGCCCCttaacaattaacaaaaacTTCCCCTTTCCACTGAAGTCACTCTCGCCGCCTATCCAAAAATCACCCATGAATGtccaacaaaaggtgtggacagatcgaacgccacgacaagaatgagctagactGTACGGCAATcgccttatatcgccagtcgttcCCGCCTAATGGGTACCCCTCTCAAACTCCCTACACTTTTttcgtctcagactactatttcctagacttatataaaatgaatgtattaaatgtgttgctaagcacaaatctcgagaacggctgaaccaatttggctaatTCTATTTTTAGAATATGAAGTATGACAATAGATTTTTCAAAAAGGAGAGTTGTTTTTTAGACTAGGGGTGCAGTGGTAGTAGGGAGGGGTAGGGGTGATtaagaagcgcacataagttacagtgaagcttgaccgggtccactagtctatgaaaaaattacaatttaaatgaattaataataattaacttagtTAAAACCAAGAAATAATGCAAACATAGTTCCTATAACCAGTATCTCAGGATGGTACTTTCAGGACACTCAGAACATAAAAAGCGAGACCAAAAAACTGGGATCTACAATCTGATAATACATACCATCATCAAACTCCTCCCCGTCCATGTAGGGGTCCTCATCGTCCACCTCATCAGCAGGGTCCGGGTGCAGCCCCTGCCCCTGGCTCATGGCAGAGTACATGGGGTTCAGATCAGCCTCGTTCTGTGGGATGAACCTGTGGAGCAAATGTATGCCtatatcataaaatttaaatttcatttatttcaaataggcttagtttacaagcactctcttatgttcatctgcaaaaatcccctcttcggctcccctactgtTACATGGAGGCATGAAATCTAATCACATcaaagaaagaattttcaaaatttcaacgCACAGGAGTTGCCAGAACAGCAAAAATCACAAATTCGCAGAGACAATCACAGGCATCACTATTGACTAATCTAATAAAACCTCACCTCAGTTGTGTGATGGGATGGGTGTCTGCATCAaagtcatcatcttcatcatcatcctcgTCATTCTGAGCATCACCACCGCCTTGTTGAGTCAGTTCTGGTAACCTGGTAATAAAAACCATACCTCTTTAGTAAGAAAAAGTTTACTCAATATTGCCAACAGCCCTTaaacacagtggcgtgcacaggatttttaactagagtatgcactataggtacaaaatggaaaattccatcTGCAATAAGGGTTCGTAATaagttctcagggtaggcaaggcatttttgcatctatggtgtgcacgcCATTGCTTAAACATATATCGAGTGATTTGGTTCCTCATTAACACGTTCACTGCGGTAAGAGGTCAAATGACCTCCTATAGTTAAAAGGAGTTTAgcatcttcaagagttacgaggttgaTGGACCTCGTATAGTTAATAGGAGTTTGGCATCTTCAATAGTTACAAGGTTGATGGACCTCGTACGGCACCtggggaaagtacagaaaaatcagtgccgcggCAAACGTGTAAATACACTGCAATGATATTATGGAATGCCATAACTTCATTGCAATGTATATTGAAGTCAGAAGTATTCAGCAAAAGTCCAAGTGTGTTCCCAGTAGACATGACCTCTGTCTTTGTATCAAAGGGCacaggtttgaatctggtctggggcacGCACCTTCAACtatttagttatgtgcattttaagaaattaaattcaatGTCTCTAGCCAAACTAGGTAACCATaacattttgatataaaaaatgattttatttatttggcaaCCTCACTTGTTGTATGACTGTTTTTCACATGTTATTGACTAAGaaacaaaaaactaatttatttacagtTAGTATGTTTTTAACCAGTGTTCCTTACCTCAGTTCATAATTCAACACCATATACAAGGCTGGGGAGGGCTCCCTCTGCACAGCGTGGAGGGATATGGTGGGGTACAACAGGGATATGGTGGGAGAGTTGCCACCAGTAGCACCAACACCGCCGCCCCAAACCACATtgctgaaaataaaaaagtcacaTATAACTtttcaaaggacatgtcccaaaataggccttatttatttataatttataagcaggttgtagtattttttatggatagaagatacaaattgctgtttagAAAAGGCCGGCCAATCATTtgattattactttaaaaaaagttcaattatttcaattaggtttagattacaagcactttttcgTAAAGTTATCACGATTTCATGGTGGTAAgcaaagtcgaaaacttaaaattagttACGAGCGCCTTTTTCAGAGAAGAGCTTACAATGAACTCagttttttaactcaaaatcttttattataatattaatgctGTGACATAATTAATGTTACAGAATTTACACTGTACATCTACACAACCACAACCCAATAAACAAGTTGACTGTttcataattatatctatataccatagattccttttttatttttataaataaaaactttgccTAAATAGGCACATTAtgaaacttaaaatgaaaacacAAGGATACATCTTCAACTGGTGTAGAAAAATCTctttacaacaatattttttttacccttaaaaataaagattcaaAGCTCAACTCCAACAACAGCAGTGAAAGAGATCAGACTCCAAAGTTTTTCATATGTACTTAATGTTGTCTATTTTTGGTTTATGTTGGTGTATCAAAACTAAAACTTACTTTTCCGTAATATATAAAGTGGCTGTGCCTAATTCTTGATTGTTAACAAGTAATTTGGTCAGCGGACTTTCGTATAACACACCCTCCACCGGTGCCGCGAACGAAGAAGAAAGAACCACCATTTTTAAATgattagattatattataataaatacgctataaaatattgattgttaattgcacaaatttttttaataactaggCGGGTTTCGTGATAATTTCACAATACAAATAGTGTAGATTCCGCAAAACACGTTTTCTTTGAAAATGCAAAAAGAAAACTTGCGTCGTGCTTTCTTGCcaaacttcaaaatcaaaaacacATAATGTCAAACAGAACAGAACAGTGTTACCCAATGAATATAAACTCCGAGGAGGTGTTACCAGTACCGAATTCGAAACCATCATATTTTTGGCTATTTTATTAATCTGTGGCCtatattactaatataatataatctgtgCTACTAAATAAcaccttcatttgtggtctgtgaaTCACAAAAATAACACTTTCAGTATGTTCCTGTTCTGtccgtattatttattttattttacattttcgaGTTTTGCTAATATCGGAACAaactttataacaaaaataatgtattaaactttttttcactatagttgtataatttaaaatgaatccTTTAATGAGCATTGTGTGTGAAATAAATACAAACCAAGTGTTCGAACAAGACAGCATCCAAAATTCTGGAATAAAAGACCAAGACGTGAGTAAATACGCAGAAATCTCATCGGTTATTCAGATATTgagtgaaatacaaattattttatcaatactAAAGGATCAATCCATAGTTTtctgtcatattttttataatttcgtctcgttaaaactttgttttattatttttatagacaaGAATAagtaatagatttatttaattaaaaactcgcCTGCAACGAAAAATTCCTTTAGCGGCATGTAAAGATTCGAAAGTTACCGTATACCTTGACCTTAGTTTCGACAAGCACCAAGCACCAAGTCTGTTCGAAGTTTCAATCGGAGACTTCGTAATTTTAAGCAGGCCGATCAGATGATCTTAAGatatacctatttttatatattttaaagtaccGCCTCTATGTAGtacaaatgaatttattttcttgtttacTCTATCTAACTATCCTTGGATAGGTCTtctaagaaaaaagaaaacgcATGATAAATTAAGGGATAAAGTGCTAATCTTCAGTAGCCAGAGCAAGAGTAACATTTTTACTAGGATAAAAATGTTAGCATTTAgtataaagataataaaatctttttcacaaaaatattgaacaaaCTTCAAATAACCTGATAATGAGGTTTCTAACGTGTTTTTTGAACTATTAGgtacaacatataaaaaaaagtgtatttattacatatattcCTTAAAGCTACAAATGGTCACCCCTAGTCTCTATGTCTTgacaatttgtatattttatttttagccgtTGGATGGTTTGGGTGGTCTGGAtgatgaaaaattttataaattagatCAAATAGTCTTTGCCGATCCTATTGAAGTGACAAACAATAATGAAGACAATGGTAAGTTCTTAGCCAGTGGATAGATTTATTTAGATATAGTTTCATGGGCAAGGTATTTTTATGTTGATTCCAActgtttcttcttcttcttcttcttcttaatgtcgcggctctgcaggtcttcttgaggtcctgtatcacattgaccgttaccgatctattgtgatcgccactgactagatttcccctccaatactggttgctgccaggtacagcagcagtttcttggctgggatgtgtttcacctcctctggatccattgtgtaatgccctaagtggaggttgcgtttatgtattagagctgggcaattgcataagatgtgcataggtgtttcctctgcctctaggcagagtctgcacagatctgtgtcccGGAGTTTAAGATTGAACATGTGTCTATTGAGTCCACAGTGTCCGGTAAGTGCCCGCACTAAGATACATAGGTTTTTCCTACTAAGCGCTAGTAGGTCTGAAGCAGCCTTCTTATTGAAGGATTTTACTAGCGCTTTTGAGTGATTCATTCCTGGAAGTTTTCTCCAGCGAATAAGGGTGTCGTAGTAACAGTAAGTTAACAGGGTGAGTTTGGCTAGGCTTTTAGGTATACCACAGAAGGGTTCAGGTCCTGTCTGTGGTAACCTCGCGCCTAGTTTCGCAAGTTGGTCCGCCTTTTCGTTGCCGACTATTCCTGCATGCCCTGGAACCCAGCGAAGGATAACCTGATTACGGTTGCCCAAGTTATTTAGACATTGCCAGCAGTTTTCAACAAGTCTAGAGGTAATAACCTCCGCGGACAAGGCTGAAAGAGCCGCTTGGCTGTCAGAGTGAATATAAATAGTTCTGTTAACGTAGTTGTTTTGCTGCAAGGCTTCCGCACAATCAATAATGGCGTACACCTCTGCCTGGAAGATGGAGGTATACGTTCCCAGGTTCCGGTGAATTTTCACCCTGGGCTTCTCTCCATAGGTTCCACAGCCTACGTCTTTTCCTGACTTGGAACCATCGGTGTAGCACTTTAGGCTTCCCGCTTTCcaagttatttcattttttagccACCTGTCCCGATCGGGTATCTCAACGGTGTAGTTCCTTTGGAAGTAGTAGTTTGGGGTCATAGTGTCTGATGGCATCCCCAGAACTGGAATATCAAGTACTGAGTTTTGTAGGTTCCTCATAACTTGAGAAAGCCAGTTCACCTCTTTCTGGCAGATTACTCTGTACATGCCCTCTCTTGCCTCCTTTTCCAAGTAGAGAAACAGGGGCGGGAGGTTAAGTAGTGCATCAAGAGCTGCTCCAGGTGAGGTGTTCATGGCTCCGGTTATAAGCAAGCAGGCAGATCTTTGAAGACTGCTAAGCTTACTTTGAGTGTTTTTCTGCATCGTTTTCCTGCACCAAACTGTTGAGGCGTAAGATACAATCGGCCTCACCACAGCTGTATAGAGCCAGAGGGTTATTTTAGGTTTCAGCCCCCATCGTGCTCCTGCCAGTCGACTGCAGATACCGAGGGCTGTTTTCGCCCTCTTTAGTGTACCATCCACGTGAGAGTTCCAAGTAAGTTTCTGGTCTAAGGTAATACCCAGGTACTTTGCCTCGCACGAGAACGGAATGTGTTTTCCATTCAAAATAGGCGGCTCGAGTTTTTCGAGTTTATGCTTATTGGTGAATGGGACAATAACTGTTTTATCTGCATTAACAGATAAGTCATTCTCTTTGCACCATCTTTCAATGGTGTTTAGTGCTTTCTGTATGAGGTACGAAATAGTACTTTGGCAGTTTCCTCTCACAATGATTACCAGGTCATCCGCGTATCCCTGGGTATCTATGCGGAGTTCAGCCATCTTATACAGCAGGTGATCGACTGCAAGGGTCCATAGCAGGGGTGACAAGACCCCGCCTTGCGGGCATCCCCTTGTCGTGAGCACTTCAGTCGAGATGTCGTTTAGCTTAAATCTGGCTATTCTGTTTGAGAGCATCGCTTCGACCCAGCGAACAGTGGTTGGGTCAGCCAGTTTGCTGGTTAGACCATTCACCAATGTTCGGATGGGAGTGTTATCGAAAGCTCCCTCAATGTCTAGAAACGCCGCGAGGGCGATTTCTTTGTCTTCCAGTGCCTTTTCGATTTTATCAACCAGGCTTAGCAGGGCGGTTTCTGTGGAGCGTCCTCTGCAATAGGCATGCTGGGTTACATGGATGGGTCTCTCAATGAGAATCCCATCcctaatatacctatccagtaCCTTCTCCattgtttttagtaaaaatgaAGAGAGACTTATGGGTCTAAAGGCTTTAGGCATGGCGTAGTCCTTTTTTCCCACTTTAGGTATGAATATGACCCTTACTTTGGTCCAATTTTCTGGAATATATCCCCAGGCAAAGCTCGCCCTGAAGATTTTGACCAGATGTGGGATTAGCAGGGTTGCACCTCTTTGTAATAAAAGAGGTGTTATTCCATCAATCCCACTAGCTTTGTTCGATTCAAAAGAGTTGATAGCCCACCTCACTGCTCCAGGTCTGAAAACTATGGTGGCCTTTCTCCAGTCCTCAATATGAGGCCTACATGGAGCCTGCGCCAAAGTTCTAGCGTTAGTACTGACCGCTCCTGGGAAGTGAGAGTGTGCTAGCAATTCTAGGGTTTCCTTCTCATCACATGTGAAGGAGCCATCAGGCTTTTTTAACAAGCCTAGCTGATTAGGTTTGGCTTTGGAGAGCAGTTTTTGGAGTCTGGAACCTTGAGGCAAGTTGCTTATTTCCTCGCAGAATCTTCTCCATGATGCTCTTTTAGCCTTCCTAATTTCTTTGCTGTATTCGGTTAGGGCTTTTCTGTAGATGTCCC
This window contains:
- the LOC112046068 gene encoding methylosome subunit pICln, which codes for MVVLSSSFAAPVEGVLYESPLTKLLVNNQELGTATLYITENNVVWGGGVGATGGNSPTISLLYPTISLHAVQREPSPALYMVLNYELRLPELTQQGGGDAQNDEDDDEDDDFDADTHPITQLRFIPQNEADLNPMYSAMSQGQGLHPDPADEVDDEDPYMDGEEFDDADEEFEDAEESNGAPDEAAARLRQLRLENANGPHYEDYEDAEATE